TGTCAGCTCCCTTCATGACAGTCACCGCGCCACGGTACGTATTCTGTCCTTTCCCCGCCGAAATCCCTTTGGAGACGATGGTGCTGCGTGTGTTCTTACCCATATGAATCATCTTCGTCCCCGTGTCCGCCTGCTGATAGTTATTGGTCAGGGCGACGGAGTAGAATTCGCCTTTCGTGTTATCACCTTTGAGTATTACGCTGGGATACTTCCACGTTACCGCTGACCCCGTCTCTACCTGAGTCCATGATATCTTTGCGTTCTTCTCCAGGCACGTTCCCCGCTTGGTAACAAAGTTGTAGATGCCCCCTTTGCCTGTCTTGGGATCTCCGGGGTACCAGTTTTGCACTGTGGAATACTTAATAGTGGCATCCTTGTGAGCTACCAGTTCCACCACAGCTGCGTGGAGTTGATTTTCATCGCGCATGGGCGCGGTACACCCTTCCAGGTAGCTGACATAACTGCCTTCATCCGCAATGATAAGCGTCCTTTCAAACTGCCCCGTGTTTGATGCGTTGATGCGAAAATAGGTGGACAGTTCCATGGGACAGCGGACACCTTGCGGCACATAAACAAAGCTGCCGTCGCTGAAGACGGCTGAATTGAGGGAAGCAAAGAAATTGTCAGTGTAAGGGACAACTGAACCGAGATAGTGTTTTACAAGATCAGGATGATTCATGACCGCTTCGGAAAAGGGGCAGAAAATGATGCCCAGTTTTTTCAGGTCTTCCTTGAAGGTTGTTGCGACAGAGACACTATCAAACACCGCGTCCACGGCTACGCCGGCGAGACGCTTTCGTTCTTCCAGGGGGATACCCAGTTTTTCGTATGTTCGCAACAGTTCCGGATCGACTTCATCAAGGCTTGCAGGTCCGTCGCCTTCCTGTTTGGGCGCTGCATAGTAGCTGATAGCCTGATAGTCCGGATTTGTATAGTTTACCTTTGCCCATTGCGGTTCAGTCATTTTGGTCCACTGGCGATAGGCTTTCAAACGCCATTGCAGCATCCATTCAGGTTCGCCCTTCTTCGACGATATGAGGCGGATGACTTCCTCATTCAGTCCTGGAGTAATCTGGTCCTGATCAATATCGGTAACAAAACCGTATTTATACTCTTGAGAGAGCCGTGTTTTGATTGTAAGGTTTTCTTGATTCATCAATAGTGGGACAATAATCCCGTTCCATCAGATAGTGTTAAGGTAAAATACATTGTTGCTTCTCAATCAGACTTGGGGAGTCGGTTAGCAGACGCCGCTGGCGACCTTCATTGCGTTATGGGAATTATCACCGCAGTCTGGGCAAATCTCTGCAAGACATCCTATGGCCGGGAAGTCTTCAAGCTCGCGCCATACCCAGCCTCCGTGACTGTGTGATCGTTTCCTGATAGTATTGCTCAGCCAGTCTTCCCATACTATGTGACATTCGGGGCAAACCTTAGGCATTCTCGCTACCGTCTTGTGAGAACGTGTCTTTGATACCGTGTTTGACTTCCATTCGAATCGATGCCTGTCAGAAATATATTTTGAATTCTTGTTGCTCATGGCATGAGTCTCCCTCTCGATTCTCAGTCGATCCGAACATCCTCTTGATAACCAGCCATATTGAATAACTTCTAATAATACGATAATTTCAGTCCTATTTATTTTACGTCAATAACAGGTAAACTGTCAAGCAGAAATTTGCTGTCGGTATTAGCGGGGAATCAGAGGATCACACAACAGTGATCCGTGTCTCTTGCGGCGATGTGACCTGTCCGACAATAGTCGCTTTTATGTCGGAGATTGCGTTAAAGTTTTTCACAAACTGATGGGTACGGTCTCGAGGCATGGCAATAAGAAGGCCGCCGGAAGTCTGGGCATCTGCCGCCATGGTCTTCTGGTTACTGGAAATACGGCTGTTAAAACTGACATACGAAGAGACATATGCGAGATTTCTCTTTGTTCCGCCGGGGATGATTTCTTTCTCTGCTAACTTATTCACACCGTTCATGAATGGGAGTTTTTCAAATTTGATCTCGGCTGAAACGTCGCTGGCCTGGCACATTTCCAGCAAATGCCCTAGCAATCCGAAACCAGTCACATCGGTAGCCGCATGGGCGCCGAGTTTGAGCATCAATTCTGATGCATCGGCGTTGAGTGTGGTCATCACCTTTGTCGCTTCGGCGATCATAGAATCATCGGCGATACCACGTTTGATCCCGGTGGCGACGATCCCCGTCCCAAGCGGTTTTGTCAGGACAAGAAGATCGCCGACAGAGGCTGTCGAATTCTTCACTAATCGATCCACCTCAGCCCGCCCTGTCACCACCAGACCGTACTTAGGCTCCTTGTCATCAATGCTGTGTCCGCCCACGATGCTTATTCCAGCCTCCTTCGCCTTGTCGTTCCCCCCCTTCAAGATTTCCGACAATATCTCCATGGGGAGGTCTTTTCTGGGGAAAGCGACAATGTTCAGAGCGAAGAGCGGAATAGCACCCATAGCGTAGATATCCGAGATGGCGTTAGCGGCGGCGATCTGGCCGAAGTCGTAGGGATCATCAACGATGGGTGTGAAGAAATCTACAGTCTGGACGATGGCCTCTTTGCCGTCGAGGCGTACCACTGCAGCATCGTCGACTCCGTGAAAATCGACAACTACAC
This is a stretch of genomic DNA from Candidatus Neomarinimicrobiota bacterium. It encodes these proteins:
- the sufB gene encoding Fe-S cluster assembly protein SufB gives rise to the protein MNQENLTIKTRLSQEYKYGFVTDIDQDQITPGLNEEVIRLISSKKGEPEWMLQWRLKAYRQWTKMTEPQWAKVNYTNPDYQAISYYAAPKQEGDGPASLDEVDPELLRTYEKLGIPLEERKRLAGVAVDAVFDSVSVATTFKEDLKKLGIIFCPFSEAVMNHPDLVKHYLGSVVPYTDNFFASLNSAVFSDGSFVYVPQGVRCPMELSTYFRINASNTGQFERTLIIADEGSYVSYLEGCTAPMRDENQLHAAVVELVAHKDATIKYSTVQNWYPGDPKTGKGGIYNFVTKRGTCLEKNAKISWTQVETGSAVTWKYPSVILKGDNTKGEFYSVALTNNYQQADTGTKMIHMGKNTRSTIVSKGISAGKGQNTYRGAVTVMKGADNARNYSQCDSLLVGDQCGAHTFPYIDVRNPTAQMEHEASTSTIGEDQIFYCNQRGVTMEDAVSMIVNGFCKEVFRELPMEFAVEAQKLMEVSLEGSVG